A genomic window from Cloacibacillus evryensis DSM 19522 includes:
- a CDS encoding L-threonylcarbamoyladenylate synthase translates to MSEPYDRGGMAESGRFGLPSARGTVGARVAERIASLTPEQRELTDRGAEIIKAGGLVAFPTETVYGLGANALDAEAVKKIYETKGRPSDNPLILHVASIEMTEALVEINWRARFLMERFWPGPLSIVLPAKEIIPARTRGGLSTAAVRMPDTAAALALIEKSGLPVAAPSANISGRPSPTDAETVRQEIGRVIPLVIDGGDTRLGLESTVIDMTGDHPVLLRPGGLPKEAVEEALNMEVLLPQDQKMIRRSPGTRYRHYAPAIPLKLSAPQETPADADNWAWLGTGNPAGSPCVKIIFRDDAEYAKELFRALRTLERSGARIIYAELPAEKGIGRALKDRLIRAAGE, encoded by the coding sequence ATGAGTGAGCCTTATGACCGCGGCGGAATGGCGGAGAGCGGCAGATTCGGACTGCCGTCAGCGCGCGGAACTGTCGGCGCGCGGGTGGCGGAAAGGATCGCCTCTCTCACGCCGGAACAGCGTGAGCTGACCGACAGGGGCGCGGAGATAATAAAGGCCGGCGGCCTCGTCGCCTTTCCGACTGAGACCGTCTACGGCCTCGGCGCGAACGCGCTCGACGCGGAGGCGGTGAAAAAGATTTACGAAACTAAAGGGCGTCCCTCGGACAACCCGCTGATCCTTCACGTCGCATCGATCGAGATGACGGAGGCGCTCGTAGAGATAAACTGGCGCGCCCGTTTTCTTATGGAAAGATTTTGGCCGGGGCCGCTCTCGATAGTGCTGCCGGCGAAAGAGATCATCCCCGCGCGCACGCGCGGCGGACTTTCGACGGCGGCGGTGCGTATGCCGGATACCGCCGCGGCGCTCGCTCTGATAGAAAAATCCGGCCTGCCGGTCGCCGCCCCGAGCGCCAACATCAGCGGCCGTCCAAGCCCGACCGACGCCGAAACTGTACGGCAGGAGATCGGCCGCGTCATCCCGCTCGTCATCGACGGCGGCGACACGCGCCTCGGCCTTGAGTCGACGGTCATCGACATGACGGGCGATCATCCGGTGCTGCTGCGCCCGGGCGGTTTGCCGAAAGAGGCGGTGGAGGAAGCTCTCAATATGGAGGTGCTGCTGCCGCAGGATCAGAAGATGATCAGGCGTTCGCCGGGTACGAGATACCGCCACTACGCGCCCGCGATACCGCTGAAGCTCTCCGCGCCGCAGGAAACGCCGGCCGACGCTGACAACTGGGCCTGGCTCGGCACCGGAAACCCCGCCGGTTCGCCGTGTGTTAAAATAATCTTCAGAGATGACGCCGAATACGCAAAAGAGCTCTTCCGCGCCCTGCGCACCCTCGAAAGAAGCGGCGCGCGGATCATCTACGCCGAGCTCCCCGCGGAAAAAGGCATCGGGCGCGCCCTAAAAGACCGCCTGATAAGGGCGGCGGGGGAGTAG